A genome region from Altererythrobacter aquiaggeris includes the following:
- a CDS encoding alpha-ketoacid dehydrogenase subunit beta has translation MSADTKSAMAPAAATEPRRLNMIEAINEALDVMMDRDPDIVIMGEDVGYFGGVFRATAGLQDKYGTNRVFDTPINECGIIGAAVGMGAYGLRPVPEIQFADYIYPGMDQLISEAARLRYRSAGEFIAPITVRSPFGGGIFGGQTHSQSPEAIFAHVSGLKTVIPSTPYDAKGLLIAAIEDNDPVIFFEPKRIYNGPFTGYYDKPVEPWKKHADSVVPEGHYRIELGTARTVTEGEELTVLAYGTMVHVARAVCEEKGVDADIVDLRTIVPVDIKAIEKSVKKTGKCLIVHEATRTAGFGAELSALVQEHCFYHLEAPVARVTGFDTPYPHSLEWAYFPGPVRIGEAIDSILKD, from the coding sequence ATGAGCGCCGATACCAAATCCGCCATGGCACCCGCAGCCGCTACCGAACCGCGCCGGTTGAACATGATCGAAGCGATCAACGAAGCGCTCGATGTGATGATGGACCGTGATCCCGATATCGTGATTATGGGCGAGGACGTCGGCTATTTTGGCGGTGTGTTCCGTGCAACAGCAGGACTGCAGGATAAATATGGCACCAACCGTGTGTTCGACACGCCGATCAACGAATGCGGGATCATCGGTGCGGCGGTCGGGATGGGCGCATACGGCTTGCGTCCGGTGCCGGAAATCCAGTTTGCGGACTACATTTATCCCGGCATGGATCAGCTGATTTCGGAAGCTGCGCGCCTGCGTTACCGTTCGGCCGGCGAATTTATCGCGCCGATTACTGTGCGCTCGCCCTTTGGCGGCGGCATCTTCGGCGGCCAGACGCACAGTCAAAGCCCCGAGGCAATTTTTGCGCACGTCTCCGGCTTGAAGACAGTTATCCCCTCCACGCCCTATGACGCAAAGGGTCTGCTGATTGCGGCGATCGAAGATAACGATCCTGTGATATTCTTCGAACCCAAGCGGATATATAACGGCCCCTTCACAGGATATTACGACAAGCCGGTGGAGCCTTGGAAAAAGCACGCCGACAGCGTCGTTCCAGAAGGCCATTACCGCATCGAACTGGGTACTGCGCGGACAGTGACCGAAGGCGAGGAACTGACAGTGCTGGCTTATGGCACGATGGTTCACGTGGCCCGTGCAGTATGCGAGGAAAAAGGTGTCGACGCCGACATCGTGGACCTGCGGACGATCGTTCCGGTCGATATCAAGGCAATCGAAAAATCCGTCAAAAAAACCGGAAAGTGTCTCATCGTCCACGAGGCCACACGCACGGCAGGTTTCGGCGCCGAATTATCGGCGCTGGTGCAGGAACATTGTTTCTACCACCTCGAAGCGCCCGTTGCCCGCGTGACCGGGTTTGACACCCCCTATCCGCACAGCCTCGAATGGGCATATTTTCCTGGTCCCGTCCGCATTGGCGAGGCTATCGACTCAATTTTGAAAGACTGA
- a CDS encoding thiamine pyrophosphate-dependent enzyme, with the protein MGKGPDKLDDKRGNKPKLSLHVPEPYYRPGDAVDFSHVVVTKAGEQFRPDEACDAKDTHPLCLDLIRVLGDDDKAHGPWDPRLSPETLRTMLHNFALVRAFDERMYRGQRQGKTSFYMKCTGEEATSVSAAMALASDDMVFPSYRQQGILIARGYPLVEMINQIYSNKGDKLKGRQLPIMYSSREHSFFTISGNLATQTPQAVGWAMASAIKGDSRIAATWIGEGSSAEGDFHSACTFAAVYNAPVILNVVNNQWAISSFSGFAGAERTSFAARAMGYGIAGLRVDGNDALAVYAAQKWAADRARSNGGPTLIEYFTYRAEGHSTSDDPSAYRSAQEREEWPLGDPVTRLKKHLIGLGEWSEDRHAAMDLVCADEVKAATKEAEKNGILGHGLHHPFATMFEDVFEDLPWHLKEQSEQAIRERAIKWPEGKKP; encoded by the coding sequence ATGGGCAAAGGCCCCGATAAACTGGACGACAAGCGCGGCAACAAGCCGAAGCTGTCGTTGCATGTTCCCGAACCGTATTATCGCCCGGGTGATGCGGTCGATTTCTCGCACGTCGTCGTGACAAAGGCGGGCGAGCAGTTCCGCCCTGATGAGGCGTGCGACGCGAAAGACACGCATCCGCTGTGCCTCGATCTGATCCGTGTGCTCGGCGATGATGACAAGGCGCACGGTCCATGGGACCCGCGGCTTTCGCCTGAAACCCTGCGCACCATGTTGCACAATTTTGCATTGGTCCGCGCATTTGACGAACGGATGTACCGCGGCCAGCGCCAGGGCAAAACCAGCTTCTATATGAAGTGCACCGGCGAAGAAGCGACCTCTGTCAGCGCCGCGATGGCGCTTGCGTCCGATGACATGGTTTTCCCCAGCTACCGCCAGCAAGGTATCCTGATTGCGCGGGGTTATCCGCTGGTGGAGATGATCAACCAGATTTATTCGAACAAGGGCGACAAGCTGAAGGGCCGCCAACTGCCGATCATGTATTCCAGCCGCGAGCACAGCTTTTTTACGATCAGCGGCAATCTGGCGACGCAAACTCCGCAAGCTGTCGGCTGGGCGATGGCCAGCGCAATCAAGGGTGACAGCCGGATTGCCGCCACATGGATTGGTGAAGGCTCGAGCGCGGAGGGTGATTTTCATTCAGCCTGCACCTTCGCAGCGGTTTACAATGCGCCGGTGATCCTGAATGTGGTCAATAATCAATGGGCAATCAGCAGTTTCAGCGGATTCGCCGGGGCGGAACGCACGAGTTTTGCGGCCCGTGCCATGGGCTATGGCATAGCCGGGCTGCGGGTCGATGGAAATGACGCGCTGGCGGTGTATGCAGCACAAAAGTGGGCGGCCGACCGTGCGCGCTCTAACGGCGGGCCAACGCTGATCGAATATTTTACCTATCGCGCGGAAGGCCATTCGACGTCGGATGATCCAAGCGCATACCGGTCAGCACAGGAGCGCGAGGAATGGCCGCTTGGCGATCCCGTGACGCGGCTCAAGAAACATCTCATCGGACTGGGCGAATGGTCGGAGGACCGGCACGCTGCGATGGATCTTGTCTGCGCCGATGAAGTAAAGGCAGCCACCAAGGAAGCTGAAAAGAACGGTATCCTGGGCCACGGTTTGCATCATCCGTTTGCGACCATGTTCGAAGATGTTTTCGAAGACCTGCCCTGGCATCTCAAGGAGCAGAGCGAGCAGGCCATCCGCGAACGAGCGATCAAATGGCCCGAGGGGAAAAAACCATGA
- the thyA gene encoding thymidylate synthase translates to MPTTRPASDSCARSLHYEWQYLDLMRRIWETGDERKDRTGIGTRSVFGAMLRFDLANGAMPLITTKRVYWKTATRELLWFLTGDTNIRSLCAQGVEIWTDWPLDTYRRETGDEISREVFSQRIVEDEGFAQRWGDLGPVYGKQWVDWPTYRYGPDGKYERGKGINQVAQIVDSLRNNPGSRRHILEGWNVAELDLMALPPCHKTYQFHVADGKLNGLMYQRSCDVALGLPFNLWSAALLQRMFAQQAGLDVGEFVWMGGDTHLYLNHADLVETQLERVPSGSPVLEITRKPGTMFDYRIDDFEVRNYAPDSPLRAPVAV, encoded by the coding sequence ATGCCCACCACCCGTCCCGCCAGCGATTCTTGCGCAAGAAGCCTTCACTACGAATGGCAATATCTCGATCTGATGCGGCGCATCTGGGAAACCGGTGACGAGCGGAAGGACCGGACGGGTATCGGCACGCGTTCGGTTTTTGGCGCGATGCTGCGGTTTGATCTTGCAAATGGTGCGATGCCGCTGATTACCACCAAACGCGTTTACTGGAAAACCGCAACGCGTGAATTGCTGTGGTTTTTGACGGGCGATACCAACATCCGCAGTCTTTGTGCGCAAGGTGTCGAAATATGGACCGACTGGCCGCTCGACACCTATCGTCGGGAAACGGGTGATGAGATTTCGCGTGAAGTTTTTTCGCAACGAATTGTCGAAGATGAGGGTTTCGCCCAACGCTGGGGCGATCTTGGTCCGGTGTACGGCAAACAGTGGGTCGATTGGCCGACGTATCGATACGGTCCGGACGGCAAATATGAGCGCGGCAAGGGGATCAATCAGGTCGCCCAGATCGTCGATAGTCTGAGAAACAATCCCGGCAGCCGCAGGCATATTCTGGAAGGCTGGAACGTCGCGGAACTGGATTTGATGGCACTTCCGCCATGCCACAAGACATATCAGTTTCATGTCGCTGACGGGAAATTGAACGGGTTGATGTATCAGAGAAGCTGCGATGTCGCGCTCGGGTTGCCGTTCAATCTCTGGTCAGCCGCGCTGCTGCAACGGATGTTTGCGCAGCAGGCCGGGCTTGATGTGGGAGAATTCGTGTGGATGGGCGGGGATACGCATTTGTACCTGAACCATGCCGATCTGGTCGAAACACAGCTGGAGAGGGTACCGTCGGGCAGTCCGGTGCTGGAAATAACGCGTAAGCCCGGCACGATGTTCGATTACCGTATCGATGATTTTGAAGTCAGGAATTATGCGCCCGATAGTCCGTTGCGCGCGCCCGTGGCGGTATAA
- a CDS encoding PilZ domain-containing protein codes for MTGSTLDNRKTERADVAVFARYRTGRGIQMRVRMLDLSEAGCKLYEKRTPLSPGDKISMRIEMLGMFDAKVIWVKTDLIGIRFEMPLYGPVFDHIRSTLSGKSV; via the coding sequence ATGACGGGCAGTACGTTGGATAATCGAAAGACAGAGCGCGCGGACGTGGCTGTTTTTGCAAGATACCGGACAGGGCGCGGCATTCAGATGCGCGTGCGCATGCTTGATCTGTCCGAAGCCGGCTGCAAACTTTACGAGAAGCGAACGCCGCTTTCACCGGGCGACAAGATTTCGATGCGAATCGAAATGCTGGGAATGTTTGATGCCAAGGTCATATGGGTGAAAACGGATCTGATCGGTATAAGGTTTGAAATGCCGCTCTACGGCCCGGTTTTCGATCATATTCGCTCCACTCTCAGCGGCAAATCAGTTTAA
- a CDS encoding AarF/ABC1/UbiB kinase family protein: protein MSNDKAERRQRAVPSGRLSRLSTFGRLAGGLAGGMLAEGSRRLASGEIPRINDMILTPGNAMRLADRLSHLRGAAMKLGQMISMDAGDMLPPELSGILATLRDNANFMPARQLDKVLIAEWGPDWRSRFKRFEPRPVAAASIGQVHRAVTRGGETLAIKVQYPGIRESIDADVDNVATLLRMSGMLPAELDFGPLLKAAKEQLHEEADYVREGEQLQRYAALLADRPEFVVPTLDRSFTGERILAMSFEPGVPIESLESAPQDIRDRVSGQIIELVGRELFEFGVMQTDPNFANYRYQPETGRIVLLDFGAARDVSPQIAGSYRRLLVAGLAGDRDAVRDAAVTAGFVNPAAIRNHRDRIDTMIDVILGEMTRDDVFDFGDRAFVTVLRDEGMAIAEDRSSWHLPPAETLFIQRKVSGTALLGARLKAKVDVRGIVSRILDANPVMTT from the coding sequence ATGTCTAATGACAAAGCAGAGCGCCGTCAGCGCGCGGTTCCAAGCGGGCGGCTGTCACGCTTATCCACATTCGGCAGGCTTGCCGGGGGGCTGGCTGGCGGAATGCTGGCCGAAGGATCGCGGCGGCTTGCCAGCGGAGAGATACCCAGAATCAATGATATGATATTGACGCCGGGCAACGCCATGCGGCTGGCAGACCGCCTGTCCCATTTGCGCGGCGCCGCGATGAAGCTCGGCCAGATGATATCGATGGATGCCGGCGACATGCTACCGCCCGAACTTTCAGGTATCCTCGCGACATTACGTGATAATGCCAATTTCATGCCTGCGCGCCAGCTGGACAAGGTGCTGATTGCAGAATGGGGGCCTGACTGGCGGAGCCGTTTCAAACGGTTTGAACCGCGTCCCGTTGCGGCTGCGTCCATCGGGCAGGTCCACCGTGCCGTCACCCGCGGCGGCGAGACGTTGGCTATAAAGGTGCAATATCCCGGCATCCGCGAAAGTATCGATGCCGATGTGGACAATGTCGCAACCTTGCTTCGAATGTCGGGAATGCTGCCGGCAGAACTGGATTTTGGTCCCCTGCTCAAAGCGGCCAAGGAACAGCTTCACGAAGAAGCCGATTACGTCCGCGAAGGGGAGCAATTGCAACGCTATGCCGCGTTACTGGCCGACCGGCCCGAATTTGTGGTGCCCACGCTCGACAGATCGTTCACCGGCGAACGTATTTTGGCAATGAGTTTCGAGCCGGGGGTTCCCATCGAAAGTCTGGAATCCGCACCGCAGGACATCCGCGACCGTGTTTCGGGACAGATCATCGAGTTGGTCGGACGCGAATTGTTCGAATTCGGCGTGATGCAAACCGATCCCAATTTCGCCAATTATCGCTATCAACCCGAAACCGGGCGGATCGTGTTGCTCGACTTTGGCGCGGCACGCGATGTCTCGCCGCAAATCGCCGGATCGTACCGCCGCCTGCTGGTCGCCGGATTGGCGGGTGACCGCGATGCAGTGCGCGATGCAGCCGTGACCGCCGGTTTCGTCAATCCCGCCGCAATCCGCAATCACCGCGATCGGATCGATACCATGATTGACGTCATTCTCGGAGAAATGACCCGCGACGATGTGTTTGATTTTGGCGACCGCGCGTTTGTAACGGTGCTACGCGATGAGGGTATGGCAATAGCAGAGGACAGGTCCTCCTGGCATCTGCCGCCAGCCGAAACGCTGTTCATACAGCGAAAAGTCAGCGGCACCGCTCTGCTCGGTGCGCGGTTGAAGGCAAAAGTCGATGTGCGCGGAATTGTCTCGCGCATTCTCGATGCCAATCCGGTGATGACGACATGA
- a CDS encoding low molecular weight protein-tyrosine-phosphatase yields MTRPSLLFVCLGNICRSPMAEGAMRLVAQRSGLDIGIDSAGTAAYHIGASPDDRAQAAALRHGADISDLRGRQVTAADFHHFTHIFALDASNLANLRRLSPADATAKLSLLMDAVPGQEGMAVADPYYGADAGFEVTWSEVYAAAEALAGRLSI; encoded by the coding sequence ATGACCCGTCCTTCCTTGCTGTTCGTCTGTCTTGGAAACATCTGCCGCTCACCCATGGCAGAAGGTGCGATGCGGCTGGTGGCGCAGCGCAGCGGCCTGGACATCGGGATCGATTCGGCGGGGACCGCGGCCTATCATATAGGCGCCTCGCCCGACGATCGCGCGCAGGCGGCAGCGCTGCGGCACGGCGCAGATATTTCGGACCTTCGGGGTAGGCAAGTGACTGCAGCCGACTTCCATCATTTCACCCATATTTTCGCGCTTGATGCCAGCAATCTGGCAAATTTGCGCCGCCTGTCACCGGCTGATGCGACCGCAAAACTTTCATTGTTGATGGACGCGGTCCCGGGGCAGGAGGGCATGGCGGTTGCCGACCCCTATTATGGCGCCGATGCCGGATTTGAAGTGACCTGGAGCGAGGTTTACGCTGCAGCGGAAGCATTGGCGGGCAGGTTAAGTATCTAA
- the recG gene encoding ATP-dependent DNA helicase RecG, whose amino-acid sequence MRPDILNPLFIETAALDGVGPKIRKPLEKLGLTRVRDIAYHLPERFVTRRAVDNLDEAGEGEHVVIALTPTEHRGASGRGPYRVLAQDALGNICSLTYFGRASYTAKKLLPVGEKRWVAGRLDRYGDMLQIVHPDHVVADDADTLTRLCEPVYALSEGLTQPRVASLVAQALDRISPLPEWIEPGLLASRKWPEWLTALKMAHGGEDEGARDRLAYDELLANSLALMLVRLANKDRKGRPLKGDGSLRAKLELPFQLTGAQLRSIGEIEGDIAQGAPMLRLLQGDVGSGKTVVALEAMLIAVEAGSQAALLAPTEILARQHFETLRQMAAPTGAEIALLTGRDKGRAREAILMGLLDGSIDMVVGTHAIFQDSVSYKDLALVVIDEQHRFGVSQRLMLAQKGKRSPHTLAMTATPIPRTLTLAQYGEMDVSRLDELPPGRQAIDTRVVAQERLADVIEGLARHLETGQQAYWVCPMVRESETADIAAAEQRYLTLNGRFGNDVVLVHGQLRPEEKDAGMERFARGEAKVLVATTVIEVGVDVPNSTLMVIEQAERFGLAQLHQLRGRVGRGSEKSVCLLLRGNMMSETARERLALMRETQDGFLLAEEDLRLRGGGELLGTRQSGDTPFNVATLEQITRLLPTAHDDARLLVERDGGLASPRGEAARVLLYLFERDWGVQLLRGG is encoded by the coding sequence ATGCGGCCCGATATTCTCAATCCCCTGTTTATCGAAACCGCTGCGCTGGACGGTGTAGGGCCGAAAATCAGGAAGCCGCTGGAAAAACTGGGCCTGACGCGCGTGCGCGATATTGCCTATCATCTGCCTGAACGTTTCGTAACGCGCCGCGCGGTCGATAATCTGGACGAAGCGGGCGAGGGTGAACATGTCGTCATCGCGCTGACCCCGACCGAACATCGCGGAGCAAGCGGGCGCGGCCCCTACCGCGTGCTGGCGCAGGACGCGCTTGGCAATATCTGTTCGCTAACCTATTTCGGGCGCGCGTCCTACACTGCCAAAAAACTGCTGCCCGTGGGCGAAAAACGCTGGGTTGCGGGCAGGCTGGACCGGTATGGCGATATGCTGCAAATCGTGCATCCCGATCATGTGGTTGCGGATGATGCAGACACTCTCACCCGACTGTGCGAACCGGTATATGCCTTATCCGAAGGGTTGACCCAGCCGCGTGTCGCGAGCCTCGTCGCGCAGGCGCTGGACCGGATTTCGCCGCTGCCGGAATGGATTGAACCGGGCCTGCTGGCGAGCCGCAAGTGGCCGGAGTGGTTGACCGCGCTGAAAATGGCCCATGGCGGAGAGGATGAAGGTGCGAGGGACCGGCTGGCCTATGACGAACTGCTTGCGAACAGCCTCGCGCTGATGCTGGTCCGGCTCGCGAACAAGGACCGCAAGGGCAGACCGCTGAAGGGCGACGGATCGCTGCGCGCGAAACTGGAATTGCCGTTTCAGCTGACCGGCGCGCAGTTGCGGTCGATTGGCGAAATAGAAGGCGACATCGCGCAAGGCGCGCCGATGTTACGGCTTCTGCAAGGCGATGTTGGTTCGGGCAAGACGGTTGTCGCGCTGGAAGCGATGCTGATCGCTGTGGAGGCAGGATCACAGGCCGCATTGCTTGCCCCAACCGAAATCCTTGCGCGCCAGCACTTTGAAACCCTGCGCCAGATGGCCGCGCCCACCGGCGCGGAAATTGCGCTGCTGACGGGCCGCGACAAGGGCAGGGCAAGAGAGGCGATCCTGATGGGTTTGCTTGACGGAAGTATCGACATGGTGGTGGGCACCCACGCGATTTTTCAGGACAGCGTATCTTACAAGGATCTGGCGCTGGTCGTGATCGACGAGCAGCACCGTTTTGGAGTGAGCCAGCGGTTGATGCTGGCGCAAAAGGGCAAACGGTCACCGCATACGCTGGCGATGACGGCCACTCCGATTCCGCGCACGCTGACGTTGGCACAATATGGCGAAATGGACGTTAGCCGCCTGGATGAATTGCCGCCGGGCAGGCAGGCGATCGACACCCGCGTTGTTGCGCAGGAACGTCTGGCCGATGTCATCGAAGGTTTGGCAAGGCATCTGGAAACCGGGCAGCAGGCCTATTGGGTATGTCCGATGGTGCGCGAAAGCGAAACCGCTGACATCGCTGCCGCCGAGCAGCGTTATCTGACATTGAACGGACGGTTCGGCAACGATGTGGTGCTGGTCCACGGCCAGCTCAGACCCGAAGAAAAAGATGCCGGCATGGAACGTTTTGCGCGCGGCGAGGCCAAGGTACTCGTTGCAACCACGGTGATTGAAGTCGGGGTCGATGTGCCAAATTCCACATTGATGGTAATCGAACAGGCGGAACGCTTCGGGCTGGCGCAATTACACCAGCTACGCGGACGTGTGGGGCGGGGATCTGAAAAGTCCGTCTGTCTGCTGCTGCGCGGCAATATGATGTCCGAGACAGCACGCGAACGACTGGCGCTGATGCGCGAGACACAGGATGGCTTCTTGCTGGCTGAAGAGGATCTGCGGCTGCGCGGCGGCGGTGAATTGCTCGGCACGCGTCAATCGGGCGATACACCTTTCAATGTTGCAACGCTGGAGCAGATCACTCGCCTGTTGCCGACCGCGCATGACGATGCCCGTCTGCTGGTCGAGCGTGACGGCGGCCTGGCGAGCCCGAGGGGCGAGGCGGCAAGAGTGCTGCTCTATTTGTTTGAACGCGATTGGGGCGTCCAGCTCCTGCGCGGCGGTTAG
- a CDS encoding succinate dehydrogenase assembly factor 2 produces the protein MNSTDNLSTRTARARFRGWHRGTREADYMIGGFFDRYHAAWSEAEIGWFELLLEEDDVDIMAWALKTQPVPDHIDGPLMELMMRLDYVDIPR, from the coding sequence ATGAACAGCACTGATAACCTTTCAACGCGAACAGCCCGGGCGCGCTTTCGCGGCTGGCATCGCGGCACGCGCGAAGCCGATTATATGATCGGTGGATTTTTCGATCGCTATCATGCTGCCTGGAGCGAGGCGGAAATTGGCTGGTTCGAACTGCTTCTGGAAGAAGATGATGTGGACATCATGGCCTGGGCGCTTAAGACGCAGCCCGTTCCCGATCACATCGACGGGCCGCTGATGGAATTGATGATGCGGCTCGATTACGTCGATATTCCGCGTTAG